AATTCGGCAAAACGAGAAGCAGCCGTTCAAGCCAGCCTGGCTGCTTGCCGGCAAAAGCTTGAGGCAGCCGGCGTCAACCTGCAAGGTTTGAATGTTGAAGAAATGGCTGCAGATGTTAATGATATCGCTAGCAGTCTTGGCTACCGCTCCATCCAACTGATTGGTCAAAGCTTTGGGACCCACTGGGGGCTCAGCATTATTCGGCAATATCCGGATCTGGTTGCGCGGGCTACGTTAAGCGCACTCGAAGGCCCGGATCACACGTACGACATGCCAGCTGGCGTAGCTGGCGCGCTCAAAAGGATAGCTGCAACTGCCGAAGCTTCTCCGGTTCTTGCACCACTCATACCAGAAGAAGGGTTAATTGCAGCATACCAGGCACTGATCGACGAGGCGGACAAAAATCCGGTTATGGTCACGTATGAAAATGAAGACACCGGCGAACAACTTCCCGTAACGCTTGACGGCGACGCATTCAGAGAACTGGCACGCGGCTATTCACGCGGCACCAACTGGCGGTATCTCATGCCCATCTGGCCGCTTGATATTTTGAACATGTTAGATGGCAACTTAGAAGGCGCAGCCCGTCGGTATGTCCGGGTGAAGTCCTTTCCTTACCTCCAGGATGCCGCATACTATCAGGTCGATTGTGCGTCTGGTATCAGCAATGCGCGGCAGCAGCAATTAGGTACTGACACAGGCATGGCGCTGGTGGGCAACTTGCACGCGCATCTGGAGAGCGTGTGTAAAGCATGGGATGCAGACCTGGGCCCAGATTTTCGACAACCGTTTGAGAGTGATGTGCCGGCGCTGCTGGTACATGGAGACTGGGATACGTCTACCCCAATAGAAAACGCAGAGACCGTCCGCACCTTTTTCACGAACCACCGTTTTGTGCAGGTCGAAGGCGGCTCACATGGTGCCTACCGCGAAGCTACCGAAGATGTTGAAGGCTTTGAAGCACTTATCCATCACTGGATGGCTACAGGAGACTATACCGCGATACCCGAAAAAGTGAGCCTCCCACCACTCAATTGGAGAACGCCCGATTAAAGCGTCTTTAGCATCCGCATCAAAATGCGCTAAAAAATACAGCACAACAAAACACGCCCTGCATCTAAGCTCGAACTACCCCTCGGCCCCCCAATCGATTGGTAGTATTCGCGTCTAACATGCAGGGCGTGAATTACAGTGATAAAAATACGTCGATGTCCTGAAGGCAACAAACCATTTCTGGCTAAAAAAAACAGGATTCCTTCATCCAATTGTTGTAGCTTGATGCCGCGCAGCGCACGCCTGCAAAGCGCCAATACGCTTCCCAAGCATTACCCGTGACCGATATAAAGAAGCAACAGGGTTTGCTTAGCTATTTTTTATCTAACAGACAATAAACTGGCATGGCAAAACTTGAAGTTGTTGGATACAGCATGAAATGGAATCCTGTACACAACAAGGGTGAGGTTCAAACCATTTTTTCAGATGGGCAAATTGTAAAGCTCCCCGTGGATTCGGATTGTGAACTGGCTGCCATTTTGTTAATGCTTGAGAAAGACCCTGTGTTTTTTGATACAGACACCTTG
This sequence is a window from Bacteroidota bacterium. Protein-coding genes within it:
- a CDS encoding alpha/beta hydrolase, whose product is PLTKIADVIIPGQRGFQTSGNTSCDPMPEMPLADHLNSAKREAAVQASLAACRQKLEAAGVNLQGLNVEEMAADVNDIASSLGYRSIQLIGQSFGTHWGLSIIRQYPDLVARATLSALEGPDHTYDMPAGVAGALKRIAATAEASPVLAPLIPEEGLIAAYQALIDEADKNPVMVTYENEDTGEQLPVTLDGDAFRELARGYSRGTNWRYLMPIWPLDILNMLDGNLEGAARRYVRVKSFPYLQDAAYYQVDCASGISNARQQQLGTDTGMALVGNLHAHLESVCKAWDADLGPDFRQPFESDVPALLVHGDWDTSTPIENAETVRTFFTNHRFVQVEGGSHGAYREATEDVEGFEALIHHWMATGDYTAIPEKVSLPPLNWRTPD